Proteins from one Candidatus Saccharimonadales bacterium genomic window:
- a CDS encoding ATP-binding protein, with protein MAIGGTKVDKKTAMIIRFVGFIVPFGLLLYGFLIQNGIVVSEAYVSDTVFYIVMVPWIIISIYQLLIPSKSLEASALRLALYHALAASYLLFISGFAIPFVATWALLFFATYAYFGDNGLRFSIMSLVIVVIFDSAMHVEEGGLLTSNITAMMTVLLVGIAAIGISRIQETQSGALDRSKALEALERDRILTLINNLADAVLSTDEHGIIQVYNAASLNLLDTNSSLNGRHISEILPLKDITGVEVNIADDLKKSQGVVVRDDTTLTFDDETVRLEVTYSPIRGTYTRSHGEENEDGYIIILRDITKSKSLEEERDEFISVISHELRTPITVVEGTVSNVQLMMERPDIPQSKLKESLAMAHDQVVFLAKMVNDLSTLSRAERGVADVAEDINVRILVDDLYNEYSPQAKAKNLHFNLDASPSLGTITASKLYIQELLQNFITNAIKYTKEGSVTLIVTKHADSIKFAVKDTGIGISKSDQAKVFNKFYRSEDYRTRETGGTGLGLYVAMKLAKKLGCEIDLTSRLNHGSTFRFTLPLKK; from the coding sequence ATGGCTATAGGTGGGACTAAGGTAGATAAAAAAACAGCAATGATTATTCGATTTGTCGGATTTATTGTGCCTTTTGGCTTGTTGCTGTATGGTTTTCTCATTCAAAACGGTATTGTCGTAAGTGAAGCATATGTTAGTGACACTGTATTTTATATTGTCATGGTTCCGTGGATCATTATTTCGATCTACCAACTACTGATACCTAGTAAGTCGCTAGAAGCATCAGCCCTACGCTTAGCACTGTATCATGCCCTTGCAGCAAGTTATTTGCTGTTTATATCTGGCTTTGCCATACCTTTCGTGGCAACATGGGCATTACTATTTTTTGCAACTTACGCTTATTTTGGAGACAATGGTCTACGTTTTAGCATTATGAGTCTTGTGATCGTTGTTATCTTCGATAGTGCAATGCACGTAGAAGAGGGCGGCTTACTAACATCAAACATAACCGCAATGATGACAGTACTTCTTGTTGGTATTGCGGCTATTGGTATAAGCCGTATTCAAGAAACCCAAAGTGGAGCACTTGATCGTTCAAAAGCGCTTGAAGCACTCGAGCGTGATCGAATATTAACCCTTATTAATAATCTTGCAGACGCGGTACTTAGCACAGATGAACATGGCATCATACAGGTATACAATGCAGCGAGTCTAAATTTACTTGACACCAACAGTAGCCTCAACGGGAGACATATTAGCGAAATACTACCATTAAAAGATATTACTGGTGTTGAAGTTAATATTGCAGATGATCTTAAAAAATCACAAGGTGTCGTTGTACGTGATGATACGACACTAACATTTGATGACGAAACCGTTCGCTTGGAGGTGACATACTCGCCAATCCGGGGTACATATACTCGTTCGCACGGTGAAGAGAATGAAGATGGATACATTATCATTTTACGTGACATTACAAAATCAAAAAGTCTTGAAGAAGAGCGTGATGAATTCATTAGTGTCATTAGCCACGAACTTCGTACACCGATCACCGTAGTAGAAGGCACGGTGAGTAATGTCCAATTAATGATGGAAAGGCCGGATATACCACAATCAAAACTTAAAGAAAGTCTCGCAATGGCACATGACCAAGTTGTTTTTCTCGCTAAAATGGTAAACGACCTGTCAACATTATCTAGAGCTGAGCGTGGCGTTGCTGATGTTGCTGAAGACATTAATGTGCGTATTTTGGTTGATGATCTTTACAATGAATATTCGCCCCAAGCAAAAGCAAAAAATCTCCACTTCAATCTCGATGCATCGCCAAGCCTTGGCACAATAACGGCAAGTAAGTTATACATTCAAGAGCTGCTTCAAAACTTCATTACAAATGCAATAAAATATACAAAAGAGGGCAGTGTAACCCTTATTGTTACGAAGCATGCTGACTCAATTAAATTTGCAGTCAAAGATACAGGGATTGGTATTAGTAAAAGTGACCAAGCAAAAGTATTTAATAAATTTTATCGATCAGAAGATTATCGTACACGCGAGACAGGCGGCACGGGCCTCGGTCTTTATGTGGCAATGAAGCTTGCAAAAAAACTAGGTTGTGAAATTGATTTAACGAGTAGACTAAACCACGGCTCAACATTTCGTTTCACCTTACCGCTTAAGAAGTAG